ATCATCAACTGTGATCATATCTCCGTCCCGTGTACAATACTCCTGCATGACCACGGTATCGGCTCCTTCTGGCACTTCGGCACCGGTGAATATCCGTACACACTGGGCTGGACCAACAGCGTTGTCCAACGTACCACCGGCCTGTACTTCATCACACACCTGCATCGGGCCATGTACATCCTCAAAGTGGAACGCATAACCATCCACCGCACTGCAATTGAACAACGGATGATCGAATGGTGCACGAATATCAGATCCTGCAAAATGATCGGACGCCTTTGCGATCGGAAGGTCGATCACCACTGGATCCGGCACTGCCGCCATCATCAACCGTTTTGCTTCCGATACTGATATCATGCCCAGAACAATTTTATGGAAGCCAGGAACAGAACGAAACCCAGCAGCTGCCGTAGTCGTGGTTCATTCAATCGCTGTGCTCCAAAATAACCTCCGGCCAAACCACCGACCACTGCGGCCAGCACCCATCCGACCACTTCATTACCCAACTCCATTCCATCCATCGCGATCCGTAACACGCCACTTGCGCTATTCACGAAGATGAACAACGCGCTTACCGCTGCGGTCTCTTTTGCATTCGCCCATCCCAAAAGCAGGATCAATGGACTAAGCAGGATCCCACCACCGATGCCGATCACTCCGGATACAAGGCCCAACACCGCACCAGTGATCAATGCCAATGGTATGTTCACCTCCTTGCTTTTTAAAGGTGCACTCCCGAAAAGCCCAACGAGCCTTGCCACCGCGAACAACAAACAAACTGCGAGTATCCGTTTGTAAATAAGTGGATCGACACTGATCCCTGCGCCGATGAACGCAAATGGAACGGATGCTAGCGCGAACGGCCAAAAGAGCTTCCAGCGAAAATGACCACCGCGTGCAAATTGTGTGAATGATATGGCGCTTACGAAAAGGTTCATGATCAATGCGGACGGCCTCATGACATCCTGCGAATAACCGAGCAACGCCATTACAACCAAATAACCACTTGCTCCACCGTGACCCACTGATGCATAGAAAAAGCCGATCACGGCCAACACACTCAATACAAGAACTGCATTCATCCGCGTATAATGCGTTGTTGATCCGCTGCTATGAGTTCTGGATCATCTGGTTGTTGAGGCGGTGCTATACGCATCCATCGACCGTGCTTAAGATCGCAAATATCCATGTGATCCGCGCCTCCATTCCCGCCGTTGATCAGATCCGAAATGCGCCATGCCATTAGTGCTGCTGCCATGTTCGGTACCATTACCGGTACGTTCTGCATATCGCAACCATCCTGATCCATTCCGATCTTTCCGGGATAATAATCGCGCAGCCCGAACCCTTTTCCCCTTGGTACCAGTGGCACATGCAGCGTTAATACCTGGAACTGTTCCGTGAAGACGGATCCGCTTACCAATGGAAGTTCATGTTCCTCACAATACCGATCGATCAGCACGCGCGCATGTAGATCATCCGTGCAATCGGCAACAACGGAAGCACCCCGAAGCAATTCATCCGCATTGGCTGCTCCGATGAACTGCGGAATGGGAACGATCTTCATTTCCGTAGCGGTATGTCGCATCCGTTCCGCAGCTGCCTCCACTTTCAGGCGATCAATATCCGATGGTCCATAAAGCGGTTGGCGCTTAAGATTGGAGCGTTCCACTGTATCACCATCAATTATGGAACATTGATCCAAAGGAAGTGTTGCAAGCATCGGGATCAGCGCACAGCCTACAGCCCCTGCCCCGATCACAATGACATGCTTATGGCCATCCTTTTCTCCCATGCGACCAAGTTACTGCGATATTCCTGGTTGTCCGTTCTCCTTCATTGGTCTTGGAACAACCCCCGGCAATGAAAACAAAAAGCTCCCGACCTGGATCCAGGTCGGGAGCTTTTCAACTTTTCCATCGATGCTATTACTGCAGCACGATCTGATGAACACTATTGCCTTCCGCGTGTTGAACACGGATCACATATTCACCGCGTGAAAGATCGCTGAGATCCATGTTCATGCGACCATTCTGTTGTGCGTCTGCAACATTGATGCTGCGGACCAAACGTCCGGTGACATCCATTATTTCAACGGTCACCTTTCCTTTCACATCACCAAAAGCCATGGTAATGTTGTCGTGTGCCGGGTTCGGGAAAACCTGCACAAGACCATTCGCGTCGTTCTCATCCAGGCCAACTGTGCCAACGAATACGACGACTTCCGTCAACGGACCTTCGCATGTAACCCCTTCACTGCTCACCTCCCAATCATAGAAGAAGTAATAGTATGCGGTCGCATTCGCACCACCAACACTGCTGCTTGTGATCTCGCCGACAGTGCCCAAGGCATAGGGATAGGTAGGGTTGCTGCCCAACGCATCGCGCCAAAGTTGTGGGTTACCGCCAACAACACGCAAGCCGTAAGGACCACCAGCTGGTACAGCGAAATTGAGATCCACACGGCTTTCACCATCGGGAACGCTGAATGAACCCGTTGCCAATGTGGCTCCGGTGTTGTAGTTCGTCAATGCAATGGTCCGGTTACCCGCACCACTTGCATACACCTTTACCGAAACAAGCGTGAAGTCCTCGAATGCACTGAACACTTGGTAGTTGTCCGCATTGGTATGGTAGGCACCTGTTGTGCTGTTATCAACTCTGCCTCCGAATGCTTGTCCACCACCGTATTGCGTGCTCGATGATGCCCAATACGAAGTTGTCGTGTTCAATACTGGCGTATCATAGCTGTTACCTGTTCCAACAACGGCACCGCCTGCGGCCTGATCGTACCACGTGATGTTATCACCAACGGCAGATATCTGTGCTGTGTTCCCAATTGCGATGGAAGCTCCTGTTCCACTTGGAGCATCGGGTGCATCAAGGACCGAAACGCTGATCGCATCACTTGTGAATGCACCGCACGTTCCATCGATCGTAACCGCGTATGATCCGGCTTCTGTAACTGATATCGTTTGTGTGGTGGCTCCTCCGGTCCACGTATAGCCTGATGCACTGGATGAGGTCAACTCGACTGATCCGCCTTCGCAGAATTCCGTCTCTCCAACTACTGCTACACTTGGAGTTTCATCCGGACTCTGTTGAACGAAAATGCTTGCCGTACCCGTGCAACCAGTGCCATCATCCACCGTTACCGTGTAATTTCCTGGTTGGGAAACGGTAATGCTCTGGGTCGTCTCCGCATTGCTCCATGTATAGTTGAACCCTGCATCCGCAGTGAGTGTTACTGAATCTCCATTTCCACAAATGATCGGGGCGCCTGAAGTGGCGATGGCAACCGTTGGACTGATACATAGGTCCTCGATCACCACTATGGTCTGATCCACTGCAAGATCAGTGAAGGTTTCCACCAGCCCACTTGGCCAGTTGATGGTCATGGTAGGGATCGTGGTAGCGTTACCAATACCGAAATTACACGCAAAGCTCGTTACAATTCCATAGCTCTCACCAGCGCGGACCTCACGTATCTGCGTGCCCCAAGGACCTGTTATCGTAACGCGAGCACCGATCGCATCCCGATTGCTTTGGACACCCCGCAACTGAACGGTGAACCAATGATTAGCGTTCGTGTTATTCAACCACAAACGATCAGGATAGCTAGCATCAGAATCGATATAACCACCACCATAGTTCGCGAACACGTCCTGGAATCCATCATTATTCAGATCTCCTGTAGCGAAGCTGTGCATGCTCTTATTGCTCGGAAATGTGTTGGCTATTTCCGTAAAGGTGTTATCCGCATCATTCATGTAAACATGTGCACTGCCCGAGCCACCAGCGATCATTACATCCAAGAAACCATCATTATCCAGATCAACGAATTTGCTCTGCAAGAAGAATCCGGAAACCTCCATTCCGCAACCCGCCGTGATATCCGTGAAGTGACCGGTTCCATCATTCTCGAACAACTCGATCGTACCATCGTGTGTGGTCACGACCTGGTCCAGATCCCCATCATTATCAATATCCCCGAAATCGGCGGACCAGGATTGGCTCTTGTTCAACAATCCGAACTCCTCCGCTTGGTCGGTGTAGTTGTTATTGCCATCGTTAACGAACAAGCGGTCCCAGCGGCGTGGATCTTCTGGATCATTAACCCCTTGGCGGCAATGTGCAATGAAAAGATCGAGGTCACCGTCGTCATCAAAATCGATCCATACGCTACCGTAGTTGCCGCTCATATCGGATACCGGATCCGTCGCATAATTTATGTAGTTATTATACGGCAAGCCACCGTTCTGGTCGTTGATCCACGTTTTCGAGGGACCTACATCATTACAAGCGAAGTAGTCATTATAACCATCGTTGTTAATGTCGGCGATATTCACGCATTGGGTGAACAGCGACCCATTGTTCAGGTCGGTAAGCGTACTAACGCCAACACTTGCTATGCTCAAGAAATGTGTTCCGTCGGAATTTCCTCCGCAGACAAGGTCCTTGTGCCCGTCGTTGTCCATGTCGCCAATGGCCATTCCCCATTGCCCGGAGTTTGAAACCGTTCCGTAGTCCTCTAGTGTGAACGAACCATCCGCATTCTGATAATCCACATAAAAATGTTTACTGTCATGCAACTTGGCTATGTCGTCCAAGCCATCGCCGTTCATATCAACAACTCCCATGCAACCACCACTCGTAGTGGTATTGCTGAGCAAATTGCTAGCATTGGTAAATGCCACCTGACCGTGGCCAAGTAACGGTACTGTAACAAGGGATAAGGTTACCCAGAGGGTAGAATTCAATCGCATGATCTAAACGGGTTTAGGTTCCTTCGTGAATAATTAGGGGTCGCAAGTTACTGGCAAGGTAAAGAACTTGGTCATTCACGCACCTTTCCATTCTTTGCGTATTGTGGTGTTCCTGAGGTGGGTTCGTGAACCTCTGAACCTTCAGGGTCGCTTTGTCTGCGGATGCTCTCCCGGTGCACGGAGTCCATGAATTCCTTTACGAACGCGGCACTTAGGCCAAGATCCGCAGCCAGCCGAAGCTGCCGATCCATGATATTCTCCCACCGCTCCGGTTGCAAAATGGCCACTTTATGCGCCCGCTTATGGTCGCCGATACGCTCCGCAATTGCCATTCGTGTACCCAGTTTCTGGGCGATCTCCTCATCCAACTGATCGATCAGGTCGCGCAATTCCTGCAACCGGTTCTGCATGGGTGCTGTAGGCCGCGAGGTCCGGAAGATCAAACTGTTGATCAGTTCCTTATAAGCGGAAGGCGTTAATTGCTGCTGCGGATCGCTGAGTGCATGATCGGGATCGGGATGAACTTCAAGCATCAAGCCGCTCAGCCCCAGATCCAAAGCTTGCTGGGCAATAATAGCCAGTTTGGAACGCTCTCCGGCAATATGGCTCGGGTCGCAGATGATCTCCAATTCCGGGTAAGCCGCCTTCAGCCGGATTGGGAATTCCCACATGGGACTATTGCGATAAGGCGTACGCTCGAACCAATTGAAGCCGCGATGCACCGCTGCAAAACGGGTAACCCCTGCCTGCTGCAACCGTTCCAAGGCTCCGATCCATAAATGAAGGTCCGGGTTGATGGGGTTCTTAACGAAGACCGGAATATCCGTACCGCGCAACGCATCCGCGATCTCCTGCACACTGAATGGATTGGGGGTTGTACGCGCACCTATCCACAGCATATCCACTTTCGCTTTCAATGCAGCTTCCACGTGTTCAGCGGTTGCCACTTCTACCATGGTCAGCAGCCCCGTTCTCTCCTTCACCGCTTTTAACCATTCCAAAGCGGGTGCTCCAGCGCCTTCAAAACTACCGGGCCGCGTGCGCGGCTTCCATATTCCAGCTCTGAACACGTTTGCGATACCACTTTCCACTATGCCTTGTGCCGTGGCCAATACCTGCTCCTCGCTTTCCGCACTGCAGGGGCCAGCGATCATCAATGGCCGCTCCAGCCCTAACCCCCATTGTGAGAACGGAATAGGTTGCAGGCCAGGGTTCGATGGATCGGGCATTTGTGCAAAGGTATCTTGTGATGTGATTACTTATTACTTTCACCACTGCATGTCGCTTTCTCTTGGAAACTATTCTCTCGGCGTAAATGCTGATGGCAAGAACTTCGAACGAAAGTCTATCAATCCATGAGAATGAAGTTCATACTGTTCCAGTTCATTTTTTCTACTTTATCTCTAACATGTGCTGCACAAGATTGGCAATGGATGAAGCATATTGGTGGAACGGGTGGAGAATCCGGACGTATTACCGCCGAAGATGAGGAGGGTAATATTTACGCCATAGTCGGATATGCGAGAGACACTCCTGGAAACATCAATCCTGTTTCACACAGCAACTGTTATATTGATGGGGATACGGTTCTTGGGAGCGCAGATGCTTTTATCGCTAAATTCGATTCCAATGGTAGTTTAATCTGGTTAAAAAATTGCATCAGCCCAACTGGTTCAATAGCAATTGCTGATCTCGTCATCGATACGCTTTCACAATCCATTTATGCGATTGGGACCTATGTAGGGGGCTGCGTGCTGGACACAATTACAACTTATGCTGGAAATTATGCTGGCGTTATGCTCAGCAGCTGGAGCTACTCAGGTAGTTGTTTATGGGTAAAGAATGTAGCTACGTCAAGCACAGACCTTAATGGGGCGAAGTGTGTTGGAAGGTCGGTTGCGTTAATGTCCAATGGGCAAATCGTAGTATCTGGGACCACCACCCAATATGCCCAGACTTTCGTTCAAGGCGCTCTTTATGCATACGGCTCATTCATTGCTGGGTATAATTCAGATGGGTCACCGCTTTGGGCTCGACAATTTATTGAACAGAACTCTGGATTGAGTTCGTTATCTGTAAACTTGGATAATCATGGCGCTAGGCTATATGCATGTGTTCCTTATGGCGTGAACTCACAGGCGGACACCGTTTCGTTAGATACGCTCATGTTGGTTGGCGGCTCGACACCTGAGCAAGGTTATTTGCTTTCGCGGATTGACCCGGTTAATGGTGATATATTGTGGGTATCGAGAGAGGGAATTGGAGCCAATATTGCATTAGTGAATGAGCCAATAGCAATTAATGTAAATGGGCAGTTGGCCATGGTGGGTATCTTTAGCGACACCGCCATATTTAGTATTGATACGCTTCTTAGTGCGAACAATTCCGGATGGAGTTCATTTATTGCAATACATGATTCTTCTGGAGCACTAC
The nucleotide sequence above comes from Flavobacteriales bacterium. Encoded proteins:
- a CDS encoding sulfite exporter TauE/SafE family protein: MNAVLVLSVLAVIGFFYASVGHGGASGYLVVMALLGYSQDVMRPSALIMNLFVSAISFTQFARGGHFRWKLFWPFALASVPFAFIGAGISVDPLIYKRILAVCLLFAVARLVGLFGSAPLKSKEVNIPLALITGAVLGLVSGVIGIGGGILLSPLILLLGWANAKETAAVSALFIFVNSASGVLRIAMDGMELGNEVVGWVLAAVVGGLAGGYFGAQRLNEPRLRQLLGFVLFLASIKLFWA
- a CDS encoding ThiF family adenylyltransferase, translating into MGEKDGHKHVIVIGAGAVGCALIPMLATLPLDQCSIIDGDTVERSNLKRQPLYGPSDIDRLKVEAAAERMRHTATEMKIVPIPQFIGAANADELLRGASVVADCTDDLHARVLIDRYCEEHELPLVSGSVFTEQFQVLTLHVPLVPRGKGFGLRDYYPGKIGMDQDGCDMQNVPVMVPNMAAALMAWRISDLINGGNGGADHMDICDLKHGRWMRIAPPQQPDDPELIAADQQRIIRG
- a CDS encoding VCBS repeat-containing protein is translated as MRLNSTLWVTLSLVTVPLLGHGQVAFTNASNLLSNTTTSGGCMGVVDMNGDGLDDIAKLHDSKHFYVDYQNADGSFTLEDYGTVSNSGQWGMAIGDMDNDGHKDLVCGGNSDGTHFLSIASVGVSTLTDLNNGSLFTQCVNIADINNDGYNDYFACNDVGPSKTWINDQNGGLPYNNYINYATDPVSDMSGNYGSVWIDFDDDGDLDLFIAHCRQGVNDPEDPRRWDRLFVNDGNNNYTDQAEEFGLLNKSQSWSADFGDIDNDGDLDQVVTTHDGTIELFENDGTGHFTDITAGCGMEVSGFFLQSKFVDLDNDGFLDVMIAGGSGSAHVYMNDADNTFTEIANTFPSNKSMHSFATGDLNNDGFQDVFANYGGGYIDSDASYPDRLWLNNTNANHWFTVQLRGVQSNRDAIGARVTITGPWGTQIREVRAGESYGIVTSFACNFGIGNATTIPTMTINWPSGLVETFTDLAVDQTIVVIEDLCISPTVAIATSGAPIICGNGDSVTLTADAGFNYTWSNAETTQSITVSQPGNYTVTVDDGTGCTGTASIFVQQSPDETPSVAVVGETEFCEGGSVELTSSSASGYTWTGGATTQTISVTEAGSYAVTIDGTCGAFTSDAISVSVLDAPDAPSGTGASIAIGNTAQISAVGDNITWYDQAAGGAVVGTGNSYDTPVLNTTTSYWASSSTQYGGGQAFGGRVDNSTTGAYHTNADNYQVFSAFEDFTLVSVKVYASGAGNRTIALTNYNTGATLATGSFSVPDGESRVDLNFAVPAGGPYGLRVVGGNPQLWRDALGSNPTYPYALGTVGEITSSSVGGANATAYYYFFYDWEVSSEGVTCEGPLTEVVVFVGTVGLDENDANGLVQVFPNPAHDNITMAFGDVKGKVTVEIMDVTGRLVRSINVADAQQNGRMNMDLSDLSRGEYVIRVQHAEGNSVHQIVLQ
- a CDS encoding bifunctional 3-deoxy-7-phosphoheptulonate synthase/chorismate mutase type II, with translation MPDPSNPGLQPIPFSQWGLGLERPLMIAGPCSAESEEQVLATAQGIVESGIANVFRAGIWKPRTRPGSFEGAGAPALEWLKAVKERTGLLTMVEVATAEHVEAALKAKVDMLWIGARTTPNPFSVQEIADALRGTDIPVFVKNPINPDLHLWIGALERLQQAGVTRFAAVHRGFNWFERTPYRNSPMWEFPIRLKAAYPELEIICDPSHIAGERSKLAIIAQQALDLGLSGLMLEVHPDPDHALSDPQQQLTPSAYKELINSLIFRTSRPTAPMQNRLQELRDLIDQLDEEIAQKLGTRMAIAERIGDHKRAHKVAILQPERWENIMDRQLRLAADLGLSAAFVKEFMDSVHRESIRRQSDPEGSEVHEPTSGTPQYAKNGKVRE
- a CDS encoding T9SS type A sorting domain-containing protein; the encoded protein is MKFILFQFIFSTLSLTCAAQDWQWMKHIGGTGGESGRITAEDEEGNIYAIVGYARDTPGNINPVSHSNCYIDGDTVLGSADAFIAKFDSNGSLIWLKNCISPTGSIAIADLVIDTLSQSIYAIGTYVGGCVLDTITTYAGNYAGVMLSSWSYSGSCLWVKNVATSSTDLNGAKCVGRSVALMSNGQIVVSGTTTQYAQTFVQGALYAYGSFIAGYNSDGSPLWARQFIEQNSGLSSLSVNLDNHGARLYACVPYGVNSQADTVSLDTLMLVGGSTPEQGYLLSRIDPVNGDILWVSREGIGANIALVNEPIAINVNGQLAMVGIFSDTAIFSIDTLLSANNSGWSSFIAIHDSSGALLSAKAYQSSGGVRFENIASDPLGGFYATGIVQTGSGNWDGVPISVSNQAVFISKHTATSSCQGIFTDGTGAFNTSSLLPTTNGLYLGLGFPGQNPTGSVTLGDSSFTTYGYKDAILAKLGLITSVSSYSTEGQDDLLIYANPNNGLCTVELPLNLRFTPNLNLVIFDAQGRQVQRIPVTTGSDGVRLDITSQAKGMYHVELSDGVQRYSGRIVFE